One Rhodococcus sp. P1Y DNA window includes the following coding sequences:
- a CDS encoding acetyl-CoA C-acetyltransferase produces the protein MPEAVIVSAARSPIGRAVKGSLREIRPDDLAAQMVQAALGKVPEVDPRTVVDLMLGTAQPAGEGGYNLGRAVSVLAGMDHLPGVTVNRYCSSSLQTTRMALHAIKAGEGDIFISAGVETVSRFGKGMADENPDTHNNVFADAEALTTKRAEGEGDRWQDPRTVGELPDLYISMGQTAENVAEHSGISRREQDEFGVRSHNRAEAAIAQGFFAREITPVNLPDGTLIGADDCPRPGTTYDKVSTLKPVFRPDGTVTAANACPLNDGAAALVIMSDTKAKELGLTPLARIVSTGVSGLSPEIMGLGPVEATRQALGFAGLTIDDIDLVEINEAFAAQVIPSARELGIDEDKLNINGGAIALGHPFGMTGARIATTLMNSLQFHDKQFGLETMCVGGGQGMAMILERLS, from the coding sequence ATGCCTGAAGCAGTCATTGTCTCCGCGGCTCGATCCCCCATCGGCCGGGCCGTCAAAGGTTCTCTACGCGAGATCCGTCCCGACGATCTGGCGGCACAGATGGTTCAAGCTGCGCTGGGCAAAGTCCCTGAAGTCGATCCGCGCACCGTGGTCGACCTCATGCTCGGTACTGCTCAGCCAGCTGGCGAAGGCGGTTACAACCTGGGACGCGCGGTCTCAGTCCTTGCCGGCATGGACCATCTGCCAGGTGTGACGGTCAACCGGTACTGCTCTTCGAGCCTGCAGACCACACGCATGGCGCTGCACGCAATCAAGGCTGGTGAGGGCGATATCTTCATCTCCGCCGGCGTCGAGACAGTCAGTCGATTCGGCAAGGGAATGGCAGACGAGAACCCCGACACCCACAACAACGTCTTCGCCGACGCAGAGGCTCTCACTACGAAGCGCGCCGAAGGTGAGGGTGACCGCTGGCAGGATCCGCGGACGGTGGGCGAGCTTCCCGACCTCTACATCTCCATGGGACAGACCGCGGAAAACGTCGCCGAACACAGCGGAATCTCACGACGCGAACAGGACGAATTCGGCGTCCGCAGCCACAACCGTGCCGAAGCTGCCATCGCACAGGGATTCTTTGCGCGTGAAATCACCCCTGTGAACTTGCCAGACGGAACCTTGATCGGTGCTGATGATTGCCCTCGCCCCGGAACCACGTACGACAAGGTCAGCACCCTCAAGCCCGTGTTCCGCCCTGACGGCACTGTGACAGCAGCAAACGCGTGCCCGCTCAACGACGGCGCCGCGGCATTGGTGATCATGTCGGATACCAAAGCGAAAGAGCTGGGCCTGACACCGCTGGCTCGCATCGTCTCAACCGGTGTCTCCGGACTATCCCCGGAAATCATGGGCCTCGGCCCGGTCGAAGCGACCCGGCAGGCACTCGGTTTCGCCGGTTTGACCATCGATGATATCGATTTGGTCGAAATCAACGAAGCCTTCGCCGCTCAAGTCATACCCTCGGCACGCGAACTCGGCATCGACGAAGACAAGCTCAACATCAACGGTGGTGCTATCGCTCTGGGGCACCCGTTCGGTATGACCGGAGCCCGGATCGCTACCACCCTGATGAATTCACTGCAGTTCCACGACAAGCA
- a CDS encoding TetR/AcrR family transcriptional regulator: MTTASERADAATAKSAGGSVRNSVMRERITESAARLFQTRGINGVTMQEVAAEVGLSKASIYHYYDSRDDLLRHVFGDWARSEVEKARAIAASEDDPATKLAAFIRFHLNSLVDHLDLYALSFREESELPADVRDEFRALKREHDVLVRQILREGVEARVFEPVDETLTAFAIDGMCNWIWKWYRPGTGGKPADDIAETFAHLILRGVMAGDSSVNAGWNDEVRDTDAALAYHAREIRHHTSQLELLLKAR; the protein is encoded by the coding sequence ATGACAACTGCTTCTGAGCGTGCGGATGCGGCGACGGCCAAGAGCGCAGGCGGCTCTGTACGCAACTCGGTGATGCGCGAACGCATCACTGAGAGCGCCGCCCGCCTGTTCCAGACCCGTGGCATCAACGGAGTCACGATGCAGGAAGTCGCAGCAGAGGTGGGTTTGTCGAAGGCCTCCATCTACCACTACTACGACAGTCGTGACGATCTCCTACGTCACGTTTTCGGCGATTGGGCCCGTAGCGAGGTCGAGAAGGCGCGAGCGATCGCTGCGTCCGAGGACGATCCGGCCACGAAATTGGCTGCATTCATCAGATTCCACCTCAATTCCCTGGTCGATCACCTCGACTTGTACGCGCTCTCGTTCCGTGAAGAGAGCGAGTTGCCTGCCGATGTTCGCGACGAGTTCCGGGCGTTGAAGCGTGAGCACGATGTGCTGGTTCGTCAGATACTGCGTGAGGGTGTCGAGGCTCGCGTATTCGAGCCGGTGGACGAAACACTTACCGCTTTTGCCATCGACGGGATGTGCAATTGGATTTGGAAATGGTATCGACCAGGAACGGGCGGCAAGCCAGCCGACGACATCGCCGAGACATTTGCTCATCTGATTCTTCGTGGAGTGATGGCTGGCGATTCGTCCGTGAATGCTGGGTGGAACGACGAAGTCCGCGATACCGACGCCGCACTGGCCTATCACGCGCGTGAAATTCGCCATCACACAAGCCAACTCGAGCTCCTGCTGAAGGCTCGATAG
- a CDS encoding VOC family protein produces the protein MSLAVNGINIAVEDLPAATTRYERLFGVTGEHVGPEGFAFPGLEGTRLNVGGFIISLITSTQDGTSVARFLQRHGEGVFLFSAKVHDLDAATDELKQQGLIPLLDEAVRGDFGAVNFYHPKALNGVQLELIEQA, from the coding sequence GTGAGTCTTGCGGTCAACGGAATCAACATCGCGGTCGAGGATCTACCCGCGGCGACGACGCGCTACGAGCGCCTCTTCGGCGTCACGGGCGAACATGTGGGGCCGGAGGGGTTTGCGTTTCCCGGTCTGGAGGGAACGAGGCTGAACGTAGGTGGGTTCATCATCAGCTTGATCACCTCCACTCAGGACGGAACCTCGGTGGCGCGCTTCCTCCAACGGCACGGAGAGGGTGTATTTCTTTTCTCGGCGAAAGTCCACGATCTCGATGCGGCCACCGATGAGTTGAAGCAACAGGGACTGATCCCGCTGCTCGACGAGGCGGTACGCGGAGACTTCGGGGCGGTGAACTTCTACCATCCGAAGGCACTGAACGGCGTACAGCTCGAGTTGATCGAGCAGGCGTAA
- a CDS encoding NAD(P)-binding domain-containing protein translates to MTQVDERSKRDGHVVVVGLGGIGGGIAHRLVDRGRAVIGVDLDSKRADDWEVESGSTAVSSFDAVQWTSVGCVVVAVRTAAQVEAVLADVDISSALGRGATLFVVTTLTPNDAQRITAADLEGRRFEVPVSGGEVRARNGELTGLLAGPAPDAFESSLLAELFATVFTFEQAGHPSLVKLINNTLAAHSALNASVALQTAQEAGIDTGLAHQVIRASSGSTVAGDSLATLTENQVELLLKDVRLLEGELPRSPFTDASIDDVVEHVAIARTLLNEPDSKGTP, encoded by the coding sequence ATGACGCAGGTCGATGAACGGTCAAAACGGGACGGTCATGTGGTCGTGGTGGGTCTAGGCGGAATCGGAGGAGGGATTGCTCATCGGCTTGTCGACCGTGGCCGTGCGGTAATTGGCGTCGACCTCGACTCGAAGCGAGCCGATGACTGGGAGGTTGAATCGGGCAGCACGGCGGTCTCGAGTTTCGATGCAGTTCAGTGGACTTCGGTCGGATGCGTCGTGGTGGCGGTCCGCACCGCCGCTCAGGTCGAGGCCGTACTGGCCGACGTTGACATCAGCTCGGCGCTGGGCCGCGGGGCGACCCTGTTCGTCGTCACCACCTTGACCCCGAATGACGCCCAGCGGATAACCGCCGCCGACCTCGAAGGTCGGCGATTCGAGGTACCGGTTTCGGGCGGCGAGGTCAGAGCCAGAAACGGTGAACTCACGGGTCTGCTCGCAGGCCCTGCACCCGACGCCTTCGAGTCGTCCCTGCTGGCGGAGCTGTTCGCAACGGTGTTCACCTTCGAACAGGCAGGTCATCCATCGCTCGTCAAATTGATCAACAACACACTCGCGGCCCATAGCGCACTGAACGCCTCTGTTGCATTACAGACCGCCCAAGAGGCGGGAATCGACACCGGTCTCGCCCACCAGGTCATCCGTGCTTCTTCGGGATCCACCGTCGCGGGCGACTCTCTCGCGACACTCACCGAAAACCAGGTCGAACTACTGCTCAAAGACGTTCGACTGCTCGAAGGCGAGCTTCCTCGTTCCCCCTTCACTGATGCATCCATCGACGATGTCGTCGAACACGTCGCAATTGCCAGAACGCTGTTGAACGAACCTGATTCGAAAGGGACACCATAA
- a CDS encoding oxidoreductase, which produces MIDTWTDGLRLPLLMSPTRIGSRVVKNRIVSPPHGTYFAAGGRVTDQQVDYYAERAAGGVGMIVVGNMSAWSRSKTGGGQNYAFSPDAVDGHRRLADAVHEHGTLLLAQLWDGGRQGSSRASHLPLLSSSPLPDTVVREIPKQIEESEIADMISSFARSAALLEQAGWDGIELLAAQGYGLAQFLSPQMNHRQDRWGGTPENRVRVVTEIVSSIRSVVTKDFLVGVRINGDDMIAGGNTPDDAVATALLLEATGGVDYLNVSGASNENYPLWIADMGHDTAMFVDAARKIKDEVSIPVMVATRIKDPLIAESVLAEGSTDLVGMNRALIADPTMPNKIESGHLSQVRPCISCNQGCVGKTAAGGQMECTVNPRVGFEGTTIQGRVGRQSVAVVGGGPAGMQAAVVSAERGADVVLFESRDLLGGQIELASRAASRAEFGLLVEHLKRRLAALDVDVRLGVSATVADLDPFDHIFLATGSIPWRTGFSTHRPDVHAIPGHDLPHVFTAVDAFERVQHIGHRVLIAEDEFQGHATTASEFLAQNGHTVTLVSRSTSVGVWSGASQEFLYKRLRRAGVELRAHTWLDAIGERSVQAYDVFSGQTVDLGDFDSVVLATGSSVDDRLYNALGSDDRVVRIGDCLAPRRLDNAMWDGLHASDNLSIVGTALTVVPS; this is translated from the coding sequence ATGATCGATACATGGACGGACGGTCTGCGCCTTCCCCTGCTGATGAGCCCGACGCGAATCGGATCCAGAGTGGTCAAGAACCGAATAGTGTCGCCGCCGCACGGCACGTATTTCGCTGCAGGCGGTCGGGTCACCGACCAGCAAGTGGACTACTACGCCGAACGCGCTGCCGGCGGCGTGGGGATGATCGTCGTGGGCAACATGTCCGCGTGGAGCCGATCGAAGACCGGCGGCGGACAGAACTACGCGTTCTCACCGGACGCAGTGGACGGCCATCGCCGACTCGCCGATGCAGTACACGAGCACGGAACACTACTTTTGGCGCAGCTATGGGACGGGGGGCGCCAAGGCTCGTCACGCGCGAGCCATCTACCGCTTCTGTCCTCCTCGCCGCTCCCGGACACCGTGGTCCGCGAGATCCCCAAACAGATCGAGGAATCCGAGATCGCCGACATGATCTCCAGTTTCGCCAGATCCGCAGCACTGCTGGAACAGGCCGGATGGGATGGGATCGAACTGCTTGCGGCACAGGGGTACGGGCTCGCGCAGTTCCTCTCGCCTCAGATGAACCACCGACAAGACCGGTGGGGAGGAACCCCGGAGAACCGAGTGCGAGTGGTGACCGAGATCGTGAGCTCGATCCGGTCCGTAGTGACGAAAGACTTCCTGGTCGGAGTCCGCATCAACGGCGACGACATGATCGCCGGCGGTAACACTCCGGACGATGCCGTTGCGACGGCCCTGCTCCTGGAGGCGACCGGCGGCGTCGACTACCTCAATGTCAGCGGAGCAAGCAACGAGAACTATCCGCTCTGGATCGCGGACATGGGCCACGACACAGCGATGTTCGTCGACGCAGCACGCAAGATCAAGGACGAAGTGTCGATTCCGGTGATGGTCGCCACGCGAATCAAGGATCCGCTCATCGCCGAGTCGGTTCTTGCGGAAGGTTCAACTGATCTGGTGGGAATGAACCGTGCATTGATCGCCGACCCCACGATGCCGAACAAGATCGAGTCGGGCCACCTCAGTCAGGTCCGACCCTGTATCAGCTGCAATCAAGGATGCGTCGGTAAGACAGCGGCAGGCGGTCAGATGGAATGCACCGTCAACCCCAGGGTCGGGTTCGAAGGGACAACGATTCAGGGGCGCGTTGGTCGGCAGTCCGTGGCCGTCGTCGGCGGCGGTCCGGCGGGGATGCAAGCGGCGGTGGTCAGTGCTGAACGCGGCGCCGACGTGGTTCTGTTCGAGTCCAGAGACCTTCTTGGAGGACAGATAGAGCTGGCCTCCCGCGCCGCGTCGCGGGCTGAGTTCGGCTTGCTGGTCGAGCATCTGAAACGGCGGCTTGCTGCGCTGGATGTCGATGTACGGTTGGGGGTTTCTGCGACCGTCGCCGATCTCGATCCGTTCGACCACATTTTTCTCGCAACAGGGTCGATCCCATGGCGGACAGGCTTCTCCACACACCGCCCCGACGTTCATGCAATTCCCGGCCACGACCTCCCCCATGTCTTCACAGCCGTGGACGCGTTCGAGCGCGTACAGCACATTGGACACCGAGTACTGATCGCCGAAGACGAATTCCAAGGTCACGCAACCACGGCCTCGGAATTTCTCGCACAGAACGGGCACACTGTGACCCTGGTGTCGAGGTCGACGTCCGTCGGTGTGTGGAGCGGGGCCAGTCAGGAATTCCTGTACAAACGACTGCGCCGTGCCGGCGTCGAACTGCGGGCACATACGTGGCTCGATGCCATCGGCGAACGATCAGTCCAGGCATATGACGTCTTCTCGGGGCAGACCGTCGATCTCGGGGATTTCGACTCGGTGGTTCTTGCTACGGGCAGCTCTGTCGACGATCGGCTGTACAACGCGCTGGGCTCCGACGACCGAGTGGTGCGCATCGGCGACTGCCTTGCACCGAGGCGGCTGGACAACGCCATGTGGGACGGACTTCATGCGTCGGACAACCTGTCGATCGTCGGCACAGCGCTGACGGTGGTTCCGTCGTAG
- a CDS encoding oxidoreductase — protein MTKHSALWQPIELGPVSVKNRIVVTAHALMYGDKDNLMTQQSVDYYEERAKGGAGLILTEAQAVHSTSRGLGYRTHQGWKTEVIPVYERLAKAVHRHGAKIFVDLSHFGVEDYNGMFLENWRALWSPSGLPSTTYGEIGKAMSHNDIEQLIAGFGRSARNAKIAGIDGAEVHAAHGYLLCSFLSPLTNRRTDEYGGSTENRCRIVRECAEAVRRECGPDFAVGVRLSLTEYTPGGIDENEGVEIARNLADSGLFDYFSISAGNASTFDRVVSPMSMPGPQLVELAALAKAVVGDLPVVTANGITELSVADEIVTSGKADLVAMTRAHIADPHLVQKALTGREDEIRHCVRANQGCIGRMSKGWELTCTQNPAAGREKSLGSGTLAMATDPRRVLVIGGGPAGMRAAEVAASRGHDVVLLEQSGALGGQLRSAARLTTRGRWSVMVHDMEKMLDKYKVDIRLNTAADIHTVNALEPDHVILATGSTWRVDGFSATIAARPSIPGLENIRVLDPIQAIDDPDACGDNVVIVDDTGEYTALGLAELLATAGKNVEVVSSKLFLGDNTLFNLDVGHLYPRLYALGVTLTPQHIVAEVKSDGVVVSRIWDGASRTIPADSVVTVMLRDARTALLPPLQERFDVTVIGDCLAPRRVDEAIYEGEMAGRGV, from the coding sequence ATGACCAAGCACTCTGCGCTGTGGCAGCCCATCGAACTGGGCCCGGTCAGCGTCAAGAACCGCATCGTGGTCACCGCACATGCGTTGATGTACGGCGACAAAGACAATCTGATGACCCAGCAGAGCGTCGATTACTACGAAGAACGCGCTAAAGGAGGTGCCGGCTTGATCCTCACCGAGGCGCAAGCGGTGCACAGCACCAGCCGCGGCCTCGGATACCGCACGCACCAGGGATGGAAGACCGAGGTCATTCCGGTGTACGAGCGCCTGGCAAAAGCGGTCCATCGGCACGGCGCCAAAATCTTCGTCGACCTCTCGCACTTCGGTGTCGAGGACTACAACGGCATGTTCCTGGAGAACTGGCGAGCACTGTGGAGCCCGTCTGGACTGCCCTCTACGACCTACGGTGAGATCGGCAAGGCGATGTCGCACAACGACATCGAACAGCTGATCGCTGGATTCGGCCGCAGCGCCAGGAACGCCAAGATCGCCGGGATCGACGGAGCGGAAGTACACGCCGCACACGGATACCTGTTGTGTAGCTTCCTGTCCCCGCTGACAAACCGACGCACCGACGAGTACGGCGGAAGCACCGAAAATCGCTGTCGAATCGTACGGGAATGCGCCGAAGCAGTTCGCCGCGAATGCGGGCCGGACTTCGCGGTCGGCGTGCGCCTGTCGCTCACCGAGTACACCCCCGGCGGAATCGACGAAAACGAAGGCGTGGAGATCGCTCGGAACCTGGCCGATTCGGGATTGTTCGACTATTTCAGTATCAGCGCAGGCAATGCCTCGACCTTCGACCGCGTCGTCTCACCGATGAGCATGCCCGGTCCTCAACTGGTGGAACTGGCGGCCTTGGCGAAGGCCGTTGTAGGCGATCTACCAGTGGTGACAGCGAACGGAATCACCGAACTGTCAGTCGCCGACGAGATCGTCACCTCGGGGAAGGCAGATCTGGTCGCCATGACCAGAGCGCACATCGCCGACCCGCATCTGGTGCAGAAAGCGCTGACCGGGCGAGAAGACGAGATCCGCCACTGTGTACGCGCAAACCAGGGTTGCATAGGACGCATGTCCAAAGGGTGGGAGCTCACCTGCACGCAGAACCCTGCCGCTGGACGAGAGAAGAGCCTGGGCAGCGGCACTCTCGCGATGGCAACCGACCCACGACGGGTTCTCGTCATCGGCGGCGGGCCCGCAGGGATGCGGGCCGCGGAGGTGGCAGCATCACGCGGGCACGATGTCGTACTCCTCGAGCAGTCCGGCGCACTCGGAGGACAACTTCGATCAGCAGCCAGACTGACAACTCGGGGCAGGTGGTCGGTGATGGTGCACGACATGGAGAAGATGCTCGACAAATACAAGGTCGACATCCGGCTCAACACCGCCGCAGACATCCACACCGTGAACGCACTCGAACCCGACCACGTCATCCTCGCCACCGGCTCGACGTGGCGCGTCGACGGCTTTTCGGCCACTATCGCTGCCCGCCCGTCCATTCCAGGACTGGAGAACATTCGCGTACTCGACCCGATTCAAGCGATCGACGATCCGGATGCCTGCGGAGACAACGTCGTTATCGTCGACGACACGGGCGAGTACACAGCGCTCGGACTCGCCGAACTTCTCGCGACAGCGGGGAAAAACGTCGAAGTGGTTTCCTCGAAGCTATTCCTCGGTGACAACACCTTGTTCAATCTCGACGTCGGGCACCTGTACCCCCGCCTGTACGCGCTCGGGGTCACCCTGACGCCCCAACACATCGTGGCCGAGGTGAAGTCGGACGGTGTCGTGGTGAGCCGCATCTGGGACGGGGCGTCACGAACCATTCCTGCCGACTCGGTGGTGACGGTCATGCTCCGCGACGCTCGAACCGCGCTGCTTCCGCCCCTGCAAGAACGATTCGATGTCACCGTCATCGGTGATTGCTTGGCGCCACGTCGGGTCGACGAGGCGATCTACGAAGGTGAAATGGCGGGACGCGGCGTCTGA
- a CDS encoding MBL fold metallo-hydrolase, with amino-acid sequence MTQSWNIGDIKVSQINEFAVAVGELDGLIAEATPDAVKSVPWLYPDYATSQGQTLWSVHSFVVDTGSSVVIVDTACGNHKDLPLIPAWGGLDTPYLDRLADAGYKPEQIDYVAITHLHLDHVGWNTVLDGDRWVPTFPNARYTFVEDEFEYHKSLTHGASVTEDLGHAVTYNGADPDIHKQTSLVFEQSLQPCVDAGLVDLVPQNHTICEGVRYTSTPGHTKSHSSLTIESGGQTGFITGDFVHHPIQAARPTWSSRGDWNRELSSERRVEFMDSVADTDVVVFGTHFAGHSVGRIVSDGDAYKFAAI; translated from the coding sequence ATGACGCAAAGCTGGAACATCGGCGACATCAAAGTCAGCCAGATCAACGAGTTCGCCGTCGCAGTCGGTGAACTCGATGGCTTGATCGCGGAGGCAACCCCGGATGCAGTCAAGTCCGTACCGTGGTTGTATCCCGATTACGCAACGTCCCAAGGGCAAACGCTGTGGAGCGTACACTCTTTCGTGGTCGACACCGGATCGTCGGTGGTGATCGTGGACACCGCGTGCGGCAACCACAAGGACCTTCCGCTCATCCCCGCGTGGGGCGGGCTCGACACCCCGTACCTCGATCGGCTCGCCGACGCCGGATACAAGCCCGAACAGATCGACTACGTGGCGATTACTCACCTACACCTCGACCACGTGGGGTGGAACACCGTTCTCGACGGCGACCGGTGGGTACCGACATTTCCCAACGCCAGATATACGTTCGTCGAAGACGAGTTCGAGTACCACAAGAGTCTGACGCACGGTGCCTCCGTGACAGAGGACTTGGGGCACGCGGTCACCTACAACGGCGCCGACCCCGACATTCACAAACAGACCTCACTGGTGTTCGAGCAGTCGTTGCAGCCATGCGTCGACGCGGGCCTTGTGGATCTGGTGCCGCAGAATCACACTATCTGCGAGGGTGTCCGTTACACCTCCACGCCGGGGCACACGAAGTCCCACTCGAGCCTGACCATCGAATCTGGCGGTCAGACCGGCTTCATCACAGGCGATTTCGTTCACCACCCCATTCAAGCTGCGCGCCCGACCTGGAGTTCACGCGGTGACTGGAACCGCGAACTGTCCTCCGAGCGGCGCGTGGAATTCATGGACTCGGTAGCCGACACTGACGTGGTCGTGTTCGGTACTCACTTCGCCGGGCACAGCGTCGGCCGGATCGTCAGCGATGGCGACGCATACAAGTTCGCCGCGATCTAG
- a CDS encoding phenylacetate--CoA ligase family protein — protein MSKTEIPYYWSSIDWRKLTEDFPPPPLFDSVMAARSDDEMRQIQNARFLDRIADAWKIPFYRDRWAAAGLEPSDIRGMDDLEKIPTFTSEDIKQSIEAHPPFGDHQNFAFDAMRTPLKIQSSGGTSGLPRPTLFDPIAWEVQAIQFARAFVAQGGEVGDILQITLTNSLANTAWCSSTAAMNWCGMIPLTTGSGAVTSSRRQLELAKEWGTRGWVAFGEYLKILAQEAERSGIDLRKDLSTRFIHTYLGVDTEGHLRRLLEEAWGVPVYDNYGTHEVGLIGYECVAQNGLHVNDDTALIEIADSETGRILGPGHDGDIVVTSLHRSVPPIIRYDLKDRMRSTERTVCSCGARTTKLSGFLGRLDEMVKLRATSVYPRSAQDVVQGDARSTGEFLCVVENVGEGLGSRERMTVLIEQAREDDSHALQEDMKQRLKSTFGVSVDVTIVAAGSLAPQTGLGGEGKVKRLLDRRGEPAAAV, from the coding sequence ATGTCCAAGACTGAAATCCCCTACTACTGGTCGAGTATCGACTGGCGTAAACTTACCGAGGACTTCCCACCTCCGCCGCTGTTCGATTCCGTGATGGCAGCACGCTCCGACGACGAGATGCGGCAGATCCAGAATGCCCGATTCTTGGATCGTATCGCCGATGCGTGGAAGATTCCTTTCTACAGAGACCGATGGGCGGCGGCGGGACTCGAGCCCTCAGACATTCGAGGAATGGACGATCTCGAGAAGATCCCGACTTTCACCAGCGAGGACATCAAGCAATCGATCGAAGCGCACCCTCCGTTCGGCGACCATCAGAATTTCGCGTTCGATGCAATGCGGACACCGCTGAAGATTCAGTCCAGCGGCGGTACTTCGGGCTTGCCCAGACCGACCCTGTTCGATCCGATCGCGTGGGAAGTCCAGGCCATCCAATTCGCGCGTGCGTTCGTCGCGCAGGGCGGCGAGGTCGGCGACATCCTGCAGATCACGCTCACCAACAGCCTCGCCAACACTGCCTGGTGTTCGTCCACAGCAGCGATGAATTGGTGCGGGATGATTCCGTTGACCACAGGATCCGGGGCCGTCACCAGCTCCAGACGACAGCTAGAACTGGCGAAAGAGTGGGGGACGAGAGGGTGGGTCGCCTTCGGCGAGTACCTCAAGATCCTCGCGCAGGAAGCCGAACGCTCAGGAATCGACTTGAGAAAGGATCTGTCCACCCGGTTCATTCACACATATCTCGGCGTCGACACAGAAGGACACCTACGCAGGCTCCTCGAAGAGGCCTGGGGCGTTCCCGTGTACGACAACTACGGCACCCACGAGGTGGGCCTCATCGGGTACGAATGCGTCGCCCAGAACGGCTTGCACGTCAACGACGACACCGCACTGATCGAAATCGCCGATAGCGAAACCGGGCGCATCCTCGGCCCGGGACACGACGGGGACATCGTCGTCACAAGCCTGCATCGCTCGGTCCCACCCATCATCAGGTACGACCTCAAAGATCGCATGCGCAGCACCGAGCGAACAGTCTGCTCATGCGGCGCGCGCACCACCAAGCTGTCCGGGTTCCTCGGCCGCCTCGACGAGATGGTCAAGCTCCGAGCGACAAGCGTCTACCCGCGATCAGCACAAGACGTTGTCCAAGGTGACGCACGCTCGACAGGCGAATTCCTGTGTGTGGTGGAAAACGTCGGCGAAGGACTCGGCTCGCGCGAACGCATGACGGTGCTGATCGAACAAGCGCGCGAGGACGACTCGCACGCATTGCAGGAAGACATGAAGCAACGACTGAAGTCGACCTTCGGTGTCTCCGTCGACGTCACGATCGTCGCAGCGGGATCATTGGCACCGCAGACCGGACTAGGCGGCGAAGGTAAGGTCAAACGCCTCCTCGATCGGCGCGGTGAGCCCGCTGCAGCAGTGTGA
- a CDS encoding SDR family NAD(P)-dependent oxidoreductase: MFRLDGRVAIVTGASAGLGVSLAKAFASAGANVVLAARRTDRLESTAHAVRALGREALVHSADVGDPRQCREVIDAAMRKFGRVDTLVNNAGLASAVPATREDPAAFRSVVDVNLGGSFWLAQASAAVMKQGSSIINISSVLAFTTAGLPQAAYSASKAGLVGLTRDLAAQWGRNPGIRVNSLAPGFFETEMTESYAPNYISDTLEPRFLLGRAGRAEELAATAIWLASPAAGYVTGQTVLVDGGMSAT; encoded by the coding sequence ATGTTCAGGCTCGACGGCCGGGTCGCGATCGTCACCGGCGCCTCCGCAGGACTAGGAGTGTCTCTGGCGAAGGCCTTCGCCAGCGCCGGCGCCAACGTAGTGCTCGCAGCACGCCGAACCGATCGACTCGAATCCACAGCCCATGCAGTCCGCGCTCTGGGCCGAGAAGCGTTGGTACACAGCGCTGATGTCGGCGATCCTCGGCAGTGCCGCGAAGTGATCGACGCGGCGATGCGCAAGTTCGGGCGAGTGGACACACTTGTCAACAACGCCGGATTGGCCAGTGCAGTCCCTGCGACGCGAGAGGATCCTGCAGCCTTCAGATCCGTGGTGGACGTCAACCTCGGTGGTAGCTTCTGGCTTGCGCAAGCATCCGCTGCTGTCATGAAACAGGGCAGCTCGATTATCAACATTTCGAGTGTGCTGGCGTTCACGACCGCAGGCCTGCCTCAGGCCGCATACTCGGCCAGCAAAGCAGGCTTGGTCGGTCTCACACGCGATCTTGCGGCACAGTGGGGGCGAAACCCGGGCATCAGGGTGAACTCGCTTGCACCGGGCTTCTTCGAAACCGAGATGACGGAGTCGTACGCACCGAACTACATCTCCGACACGCTCGAACCCAGGTTCCTGCTCGGACGCGCCGGAAGAGCCGAAGAACTAGCGGCGACCGCTATTTGGCTGGCATCGCCAGCCGCTGGGTATGTAACTGGTCAAACTGTTCTCGTCGACGGCGGTATGTCCGCCACCTGA